A stretch of Limanda limanda chromosome 7, fLimLim1.1, whole genome shotgun sequence DNA encodes these proteins:
- the her9 gene encoding hairy-related 9 isoform X1, protein MPADTMEKQTASPLAGAPATGSHTPDKPKNASEHRKSSKPIMEKRRRARINESLGQLKTLILDALKKDSSRHSKLEKADILEMTVKHLRNMQRVQMSAALSADATVLSKYRAGFNECTNEVTRFLSTSEGVNTEVRSRLLNHLSSCMGQMMSMTYPQQVPSQQAHLAQPLHVQLPSTLPISGASMGSKLSPAEALSPKVFGGFQLVPASDGQFAFLIPNPAFASATAPVIPLYANAGVPVAVHGSPVHGSPVHGSPGPPAASPIHGMTSFSGGSQAVSPVGVSTGSESNEPVWRPW, encoded by the exons ATGCCAGCTGACACCATGGAGAAGCAGACCGCGTCCCCTCTCGCCGGGGCCCCTGCGACCGGATCCCACACGCCGGACAAACCCAAAAATGCCAGCGAGCACAGAAAG TCATCCAAACCGATCATGGAAAAACGCCGGAGAGCGAGAATTAACGAAAGCCTCGGGCAGCTGAAGACACTCATCCTGGACGCACTCAAAAAAGAT AGCTCCAGACACTCCAAGCTGGAGAAAGCAGACATTCTGGAGATGACAGTGAAACACCTGAggaacatgcagcgtgtgcagATGAGCG CAGCACTCTCAGCGGACGCCACGGTCCTGAGTAAATACAGAGCCGGATTCAACGAGTGCACGAACGAGGTCACCCGCTTCCTGTCCACCTCCGAGGGGGTGAACACGGAGGTGAGGTCGCGGCTCCTCAACCACCTCTCCAGCTGCATGGGCCAGATGATGTCCATGACCTACCCGCAGCAGGTCCCGTCCCAGCAGGCGCATCTGGCGCAGCCTCTCCATGTGCAGCTCCCATCCACCCTCCCCATCAGCGGAGCCTCCATGGGCTCCAAGCTCAGCCCCGCGGAGGCCCTCTCCCCCAAGGTGTTCGGGGGCTTCCAGCTGGTGCCCGCCTCCGACGGACAGTTCGCTTTTTTGATCCCTAACCCGGCCTTTGCCTCCGCCACAGCCCCGGTGATCCCCCTTTACGCAAACGCAGGAGTGCCTGTCGCGGTGCACGGCAGCCCGGTGCACGGCAGCCCGGTGCACGGCAGCCCGGGGCCCCCTGCAGCATCTCCAATCCACGGGATGACGTCCTTCTCCGGGGGGTCCCAGGCGGTCAGCCCCGTGGGGGTCAGCACCGGCTCCGAGAGCAACGAGCCCGTGTGGCGGCCCTGGTAG
- the her9 gene encoding hairy-related 9 isoform X2 has translation MPADTMEKQTASPLAGAPATGSHTPDKPKNASEHRKSSKPIMEKRRRARINESLGQLKTLILDALKKDSSRHSKLEKADILEMTVKHLRNMQRVQMSALSADATVLSKYRAGFNECTNEVTRFLSTSEGVNTEVRSRLLNHLSSCMGQMMSMTYPQQVPSQQAHLAQPLHVQLPSTLPISGASMGSKLSPAEALSPKVFGGFQLVPASDGQFAFLIPNPAFASATAPVIPLYANAGVPVAVHGSPVHGSPVHGSPGPPAASPIHGMTSFSGGSQAVSPVGVSTGSESNEPVWRPW, from the exons ATGCCAGCTGACACCATGGAGAAGCAGACCGCGTCCCCTCTCGCCGGGGCCCCTGCGACCGGATCCCACACGCCGGACAAACCCAAAAATGCCAGCGAGCACAGAAAG TCATCCAAACCGATCATGGAAAAACGCCGGAGAGCGAGAATTAACGAAAGCCTCGGGCAGCTGAAGACACTCATCCTGGACGCACTCAAAAAAGAT AGCTCCAGACACTCCAAGCTGGAGAAAGCAGACATTCTGGAGATGACAGTGAAACACCTGAggaacatgcagcgtgtgcagATGAGCG CACTCTCAGCGGACGCCACGGTCCTGAGTAAATACAGAGCCGGATTCAACGAGTGCACGAACGAGGTCACCCGCTTCCTGTCCACCTCCGAGGGGGTGAACACGGAGGTGAGGTCGCGGCTCCTCAACCACCTCTCCAGCTGCATGGGCCAGATGATGTCCATGACCTACCCGCAGCAGGTCCCGTCCCAGCAGGCGCATCTGGCGCAGCCTCTCCATGTGCAGCTCCCATCCACCCTCCCCATCAGCGGAGCCTCCATGGGCTCCAAGCTCAGCCCCGCGGAGGCCCTCTCCCCCAAGGTGTTCGGGGGCTTCCAGCTGGTGCCCGCCTCCGACGGACAGTTCGCTTTTTTGATCCCTAACCCGGCCTTTGCCTCCGCCACAGCCCCGGTGATCCCCCTTTACGCAAACGCAGGAGTGCCTGTCGCGGTGCACGGCAGCCCGGTGCACGGCAGCCCGGTGCACGGCAGCCCGGGGCCCCCTGCAGCATCTCCAATCCACGGGATGACGTCCTTCTCCGGGGGGTCCCAGGCGGTCAGCCCCGTGGGGGTCAGCACCGGCTCCGAGAGCAACGAGCCCGTGTGGCGGCCCTGGTAG